A single Gemmatimonadota bacterium DNA region contains:
- a CDS encoding enolase yields MKVVDVERIVVDVPFTERQARITEREVYNWSILELCRVTTDTGLAGWGETVIHYTWARVTDEAVNRVIGKSPADVMNDDSLGAGLQMALFDVVGKALGVPCYKLLGNKVRDWSPISWWSIDASPADWLAEARDAVALGYTSFKIKQRPWWDIFAQVDAVATGIPGSFKLDLDANATMQNAAAAMPVMQKLAQHDNVAMFESPIPQTDILGNRQLRQVIPRPIAMHFGSPPYMTAVREEVCDGFVICAGKSEVMRQGQLSAEANMPFWLQLVGNGLTTTWAAHLGAVLTHATWPAITCINLYSHHLLTQPIEVVGGFHRVPEDPGLGVTVDEEAVERWKVPEDTVQALKEKGERYAKPEPRIVNSVVYPDGTRIHIAPMGRGYGYYIQGNGPAHADGVCLEILRDDGSKEWQDLYERVLEHPVRSRGEI; encoded by the coding sequence ATGAAGGTCGTCGACGTAGAACGCATCGTGGTGGATGTGCCGTTCACCGAACGCCAGGCCCGCATTACCGAGCGCGAGGTCTATAACTGGTCGATCCTGGAACTTTGCCGGGTGACGACGGATACAGGGCTGGCAGGCTGGGGGGAAACGGTCATTCACTACACCTGGGCGCGGGTCACCGACGAGGCCGTGAACCGGGTCATCGGGAAGAGTCCGGCCGACGTGATGAACGACGACTCGCTCGGTGCCGGATTGCAGATGGCCCTCTTCGACGTGGTGGGCAAGGCGCTGGGGGTGCCCTGCTACAAGCTGCTCGGGAACAAGGTGCGGGACTGGTCGCCCATCTCCTGGTGGTCCATCGACGCCTCGCCCGCAGACTGGCTGGCCGAGGCCCGCGACGCGGTGGCCCTGGGGTATACCAGCTTCAAGATCAAGCAAAGGCCCTGGTGGGACATCTTCGCCCAGGTGGACGCCGTCGCCACGGGCATCCCCGGTTCCTTCAAGCTGGACCTCGACGCCAATGCCACCATGCAGAACGCGGCCGCGGCCATGCCCGTCATGCAGAAACTGGCCCAGCACGACAACGTGGCCATGTTTGAATCCCCCATCCCGCAGACCGACATCCTGGGCAACCGCCAGCTCCGGCAGGTCATCCCCCGGCCCATCGCCATGCACTTCGGTTCGCCGCCGTACATGACGGCCGTCCGAGAGGAAGTCTGCGACGGTTTCGTCATCTGCGCCGGGAAGTCCGAGGTGATGCGGCAGGGCCAGCTGAGCGCCGAGGCCAACATGCCCTTCTGGCTGCAGCTCGTAGGCAACGGGCTCACCACGACCTGGGCCGCCCATCTCGGTGCGGTGCTGACCCACGCCACCTGGCCGGCTATCACGTGCATCAACCTCTACAGCCACCACCTGCTGACGCAACCCATAGAGGTCGTGGGCGGCTTTCACCGGGTTCCCGAGGATCCGGGTCTGGGCGTGACCGTGGACGAGGAAGCCGTGGAGAGGTGGAAAGTTCCGGAAGATACCGTGCAAGCGTTGAAAGAAAAGGGCGAACGGTACGCCAAGCCCGAACCTCGGATCGTCAATTCGGTGGTCTATCCCGACGGTACCCGCATTCATATCGCGCCTATGGGCCGGGGATACGGCTATTACATCCAGGGCAACGGTCCGGCCCACGCGGACGGGGTATGTCTCGAGATCCTGCGGGACGACGGTTCGAAGGAATGGCAGGATCTCTACGAAAGGGTTCTCGAACATCCGGTGCGCAGTCGGGGCGAGATCTGA